A genomic window from Scophthalmus maximus strain ysfricsl-2021 chromosome 17, ASM2237912v1, whole genome shotgun sequence includes:
- the atp2a1 gene encoding sarcoplasmic/endoplasmic reticulum calcium ATPase 1 isoform X1, with product MENAHMKESEDILSHFGVTEETGLSPEQVKKNLDKYGFNELPAEEGKSIWELVREQFEDLLVRILLLAACISFVLAWFEEGEESVTAFVEPFVILLILIANAIVGVWQERNAESAIEALKEYEPEMGKVYRTDRKSVQRIKAREIVPGDVVEVSVGDKVPADIRLVSIKSTTLRVDQSILTGESVSVIKHTDAVPDPRAVNQDKKNMLFSGTNIASGRATGIAVATGVSTEIGKIRDQMAATEQERTPLQQKLDEFGEQLSKVISLICVAVWMINIGHFNDPVHGGSWFRGAIYYFKIAVALAVAAIPEGLPAVITTCLALGTRRMAKKNAIVRSLPSVETLGCTSVICSDKTGTLTTNQMCVTKMFVIEKVEGDSVSLGQFDISGSKYTPEGDVTRNGMSVKCGQFDGLVELATICALCNDSSLDYNESKGIYEKVGEATETALSCLVEKMNVFNTEVRGLSKVERANACCSVVKQLMRKEFTLEFSRDRKSMSAYCSPAKSGKAPVGNKMFVKGAPEGVIERCAYIRVGTTRLPLTAPVKDNIMSVIKEWGTGRDTLRCLALATCDSPLRREQMNLEDSTKFADYETDLTFVGCVGMLDPPRKEVMGSIELCRAAGIRVIMITGDNKGTAVAICRRIGIFTEDEDVTDKAFTGREFDDLSPFDQKKAVRNACCFARVEPSHKSKIVEVLQSFDEITAMTGDGVNDAPALKKAEIGIAMGSGTAVAKSASEMVLADDNFSSIVSAVEEGRAIYNNMKQFIRYLISSNVGEVVCIFLTAALGLPEALIPVQLLWVNLVTDGLPATALGFNPPDLDIMGKAPRSPKEPLISGWLFFRYMAIGGYVGAATVAAAAWWFLYCDEGPMVSFHQLSHFMQCSEDNEDFDGIRCDVFEAAPPMTMALSVLVTIEMCNALNSLSENQSLLRMPPWSNIWLVGAMTLSMSLHFMIIYVDPLPMIFKLTHLNVEQWLMVLKLSFPVILIDELLKFVARTYLEGKV from the exons ATGGAGAACGCACACATGAAAGAGTCAGAGGACATTCTGTCCCACTTTGGCGTCACTGAAGAAACTGGCCTGTCTCCCGAGCAGGTCAAGAAGAACCTGGACAAGTATGGCTTCAAtg AGCTGCCGGCAGAGGAGG GAAAGAGCATCTGGGAGTTGGTGCGGGAACAGTTTGAGGACCTGTTGGTCAGGATCTTACTGCTGGCCGCCTGCATCTCTTTT gtACTGGCTTGGtttgaggaaggtgaggagagtgTCACCGCCTTCGTCGAGCCCTtcgtcatcctcctcatcctcatcgcAAATGCTATCGTTGGAGTGTGGCAG GAGCGCAACGCGGAGAGTGCCATTGAGGCTCTGAAGGAGTACGAGCCTGAGATGGGGAAAGTTTACCGGACGGACAGGAAGAGTGTGCAGAGAATCAAGGCCAGGGAGATCGTTCCCGGTGATGTGGTGGAGGTTTCCG TTGGTGACAAAGTGCCAGCCGACATCAGGCTCGTCTCCATCAAATCTACGACCTTGCGTGTGGACCAGTCCATTCTTACTG GTGAGTCTGTCAGTGTGATCAAGCACACTGATGCTGTGCCAGACCCCCGAGCTGTCAACCAGGACAAGAAGAACATGCTGTTCTCT GGTACAAACATTGCCTCTGGAAGAGCCACTGGTATTGCTGTGGCAACTGGTGTCTCCACTGAGATCGGTAAGATTCGTGACCAGATGGCCGCCACTGAGCAGGAGAGGACGCCTCTGCAGCAGAAACTGGACGAGTTTGGAGAGCAGCTCTCCAAG GTCATCTCCCTCATTTGTGTGGCTGTCTGGATGATCAACATTGGCCATTTCAATGATCCCGTCCACGGAGGCTCCTGGTTCCGCGGCGCTATCTACTATTTCAAGATTGCTGTGGCTCTGGCTGTGGCTGCCATTCCTGAAG GCCTGCCCGCTGTCATCACCACCTGCCTGGCTCTGGGAACACGTCGTATGGCAAAGAAGAACGCCATCGTCAGAAGCCTGCCCTCTGTGGAGACCCTTGGCTGCACCTCAGTCATCTGCTCTGACAAGACTGGTACGCTCACCACCAACCAGATGTGTGTAACTAAG ATGTTCGTCATTGAAAAAGTGGAAGGTGACAGTGTTTCCCTCGGTCAGTTCGACATCTCTGGCTCAAAGTACACCCCTGAGGGAGATGT TACAAGGAATGGCATGTCTGTGAAGTGCGGACAGTTTGACGGACTGGTCGAGCTGGCTACCATCTGCGCTCTGTGCAATGACTCTTCTCTTGACTACAATGAG TCCAAAGGTATTTATGAGAAAGTGGGTGAAGCCACTGAAACAGCCCTGAGCTGTTTGGTGGAGAAGATGAATGTGTTCAACACTGAAGTCCGTGGCCTGTCCAAGGTGGAACGGGCAAACGCGTGCTGCTCT GTGGTCAAGCAGCTGATGAGGAAGGAGTTCACCCTGGAGTTCTCCAGAGACAGGAAGTCCATGTCAGCCTACTGCTCTCCTGCCAAGTCGGGCAAAGCCCCTGTTGGAAACAAGATGTTTGTCAAA GGGGCTCCAGAGGGCGTCATTGAACGCTGTGCCTACATCCGAGTGGGCACCACCCGTCTACCCCTGACCGCGCCAGTCAAAGACAACATCATGTCAGTCATCAAGGAGTGGGGCACAGGGCGCGACACCCTCCGCTGTTTGGCACTGGCCACCTGCGACTCTCCCCTGAGGAGGGAGCAGATGAACCTGGAGGACTCGACTAAGTTTGCAGACTatgag ACTGACTTGACCTTTGTCGGATGTGTCGGCATGCTCGATCCTCCTCGTAAGGAAGTCATGGGCTCCATCGAGCTGTGCAGGGCTGCTGGGATCCGTGTCATCATGATTACAG GTGACAACAAGGGCACAGCGGTGGCCATCTGCCGCCGTATCGGCATCTtcactgaggatgaggatgtcaCTGACAAGGCCTTCACTGGCCGTGAGTTTGATGACCTCTCTCCATTCGACCAGAAGAAAGCCGTCCGAAATGCTTGCTGCTTTGCCAGAGTAGAACCGTCCCACAAGTCCAAGATCGTTGAGGTCCTACAAAGCTTTGACGAGATTACTGCCATG ACCGGTGACGGCGTGAACGATGCCCCTGCCTTGAAGAAGGCGGAGATTGGCATCGCCATGGGCTCTGGCACTGCCGTTGCCAAGTCTGCCTCTGAGATGGTCCTGGCTGACGACAACTTCTCCTCCATTGTGTCTGCTGTTGAGGAGGGCAGAGCCATTTACAACAACATGAAGCAGTTCATCCGCTACCTCATCTCCTCCAACGTAGGCGAGGTCGTCTG TATCTTCTTGACCGCTGCCCTGGGTCTGCCCGAGGCTCTGATCCCAGTCCAGCTGCTGTGGGTCAACCTTGTGACTGACGGTCTGCCGGCCACCGCACTGGGCTTCAACCCCCCTGACCTGGACATCATGGGCAAAGCCCCCCGCTCCCCCAAGGAGCCCCTCATCTCTGGCTGGCTCTTCTTCAGATATATGGCCATTGGAG gATATGTTGGTGCCGCAACTGTTGCAGCAGCTGCCTGGTGGTTCCTGTACTGCGACGAAGGCCCAATGGTCTCCTTCCACCAACTG TCACACTTCATGCAATGCAGCGAGGACAACGAGGACTTTGACGGGATCCGCTGTGACGTGTTCGAGGCCGCCCCTCCAATGACCATGGCTCTGTCTGTGCTGGTCACCATCGAGATGTGCAATGCCCTGAACAG ctTGTCTGAGAACCAGTCCCTGCTGCGCATGCCCCCCTGGAGCAACATCTGGCTGGTGGGTGCCATGACCCTCTCCATGTCCCTTCACTTCATGATCATCTACGTCGACCCCCTGCCC ATGATCTTCAAGCTCACTCACTTGAACGTGGAGCAGTGGTTGATGGTGCTGAAGCTCTCCTTCCCTGTCATCCTCATCGATGAGCTTCTCAAGTTCGTGGCTCGCACATATCTGGAGG GGAAAGTCTAG
- the atp2a1 gene encoding sarcoplasmic/endoplasmic reticulum calcium ATPase 1 isoform X2, which produces MENAHMKESEDILSHFGVTEETGLSPEQVKKNLDKYGFNELPAEEGKSIWELVREQFEDLLVRILLLAACISFVLAWFEEGEESVTAFVEPFVILLILIANAIVGVWQERNAESAIEALKEYEPEMGKVYRTDRKSVQRIKAREIVPGDVVEVSVGDKVPADIRLVSIKSTTLRVDQSILTGESVSVIKHTDAVPDPRAVNQDKKNMLFSGTNIASGRATGIAVATGVSTEIGKIRDQMAATEQERTPLQQKLDEFGEQLSKVISLICVAVWMINIGHFNDPVHGGSWFRGAIYYFKIAVALAVAAIPEGLPAVITTCLALGTRRMAKKNAIVRSLPSVETLGCTSVICSDKTGTLTTNQMCVTKMFVIEKVEGDSVSLGQFDISGSKYTPEGDVTRNGMSVKCGQFDGLVELATICALCNDSSLDYNESKGIYEKVGEATETALSCLVEKMNVFNTEVRGLSKVERANACCSVVKQLMRKEFTLEFSRDRKSMSAYCSPAKSGKAPVGNKMFVKGAPEGVIERCAYIRVGTTRLPLTAPVKDNIMSVIKEWGTGRDTLRCLALATCDSPLRREQMNLEDSTKFADYETDLTFVGCVGMLDPPRKEVMGSIELCRAAGIRVIMITGDNKGTAVAICRRIGIFTEDEDVTDKAFTGREFDDLSPFDQKKAVRNACCFARVEPSHKSKIVEVLQSFDEITAMTGDGVNDAPALKKAEIGIAMGSGTAVAKSASEMVLADDNFSSIVSAVEEGRAIYNNMKQFIRYLISSNVGEVVCIFLTAALGLPEALIPVQLLWVNLVTDGLPATALGFNPPDLDIMGKAPRSPKEPLISGWLFFRYMAIGGYVGAATVAAAAWWFLYCDEGPMVSFHQLSHFMQCSEDNEDFDGIRCDVFEAAPPMTMALSVLVTIEMCNALNSLSENQSLLRMPPWSNIWLVGAMTLSMSLHFMIIYVDPLPMIFKLTHLNVEQWLMVLKLSFPVILIDELLKFVARTYLEA; this is translated from the exons ATGGAGAACGCACACATGAAAGAGTCAGAGGACATTCTGTCCCACTTTGGCGTCACTGAAGAAACTGGCCTGTCTCCCGAGCAGGTCAAGAAGAACCTGGACAAGTATGGCTTCAAtg AGCTGCCGGCAGAGGAGG GAAAGAGCATCTGGGAGTTGGTGCGGGAACAGTTTGAGGACCTGTTGGTCAGGATCTTACTGCTGGCCGCCTGCATCTCTTTT gtACTGGCTTGGtttgaggaaggtgaggagagtgTCACCGCCTTCGTCGAGCCCTtcgtcatcctcctcatcctcatcgcAAATGCTATCGTTGGAGTGTGGCAG GAGCGCAACGCGGAGAGTGCCATTGAGGCTCTGAAGGAGTACGAGCCTGAGATGGGGAAAGTTTACCGGACGGACAGGAAGAGTGTGCAGAGAATCAAGGCCAGGGAGATCGTTCCCGGTGATGTGGTGGAGGTTTCCG TTGGTGACAAAGTGCCAGCCGACATCAGGCTCGTCTCCATCAAATCTACGACCTTGCGTGTGGACCAGTCCATTCTTACTG GTGAGTCTGTCAGTGTGATCAAGCACACTGATGCTGTGCCAGACCCCCGAGCTGTCAACCAGGACAAGAAGAACATGCTGTTCTCT GGTACAAACATTGCCTCTGGAAGAGCCACTGGTATTGCTGTGGCAACTGGTGTCTCCACTGAGATCGGTAAGATTCGTGACCAGATGGCCGCCACTGAGCAGGAGAGGACGCCTCTGCAGCAGAAACTGGACGAGTTTGGAGAGCAGCTCTCCAAG GTCATCTCCCTCATTTGTGTGGCTGTCTGGATGATCAACATTGGCCATTTCAATGATCCCGTCCACGGAGGCTCCTGGTTCCGCGGCGCTATCTACTATTTCAAGATTGCTGTGGCTCTGGCTGTGGCTGCCATTCCTGAAG GCCTGCCCGCTGTCATCACCACCTGCCTGGCTCTGGGAACACGTCGTATGGCAAAGAAGAACGCCATCGTCAGAAGCCTGCCCTCTGTGGAGACCCTTGGCTGCACCTCAGTCATCTGCTCTGACAAGACTGGTACGCTCACCACCAACCAGATGTGTGTAACTAAG ATGTTCGTCATTGAAAAAGTGGAAGGTGACAGTGTTTCCCTCGGTCAGTTCGACATCTCTGGCTCAAAGTACACCCCTGAGGGAGATGT TACAAGGAATGGCATGTCTGTGAAGTGCGGACAGTTTGACGGACTGGTCGAGCTGGCTACCATCTGCGCTCTGTGCAATGACTCTTCTCTTGACTACAATGAG TCCAAAGGTATTTATGAGAAAGTGGGTGAAGCCACTGAAACAGCCCTGAGCTGTTTGGTGGAGAAGATGAATGTGTTCAACACTGAAGTCCGTGGCCTGTCCAAGGTGGAACGGGCAAACGCGTGCTGCTCT GTGGTCAAGCAGCTGATGAGGAAGGAGTTCACCCTGGAGTTCTCCAGAGACAGGAAGTCCATGTCAGCCTACTGCTCTCCTGCCAAGTCGGGCAAAGCCCCTGTTGGAAACAAGATGTTTGTCAAA GGGGCTCCAGAGGGCGTCATTGAACGCTGTGCCTACATCCGAGTGGGCACCACCCGTCTACCCCTGACCGCGCCAGTCAAAGACAACATCATGTCAGTCATCAAGGAGTGGGGCACAGGGCGCGACACCCTCCGCTGTTTGGCACTGGCCACCTGCGACTCTCCCCTGAGGAGGGAGCAGATGAACCTGGAGGACTCGACTAAGTTTGCAGACTatgag ACTGACTTGACCTTTGTCGGATGTGTCGGCATGCTCGATCCTCCTCGTAAGGAAGTCATGGGCTCCATCGAGCTGTGCAGGGCTGCTGGGATCCGTGTCATCATGATTACAG GTGACAACAAGGGCACAGCGGTGGCCATCTGCCGCCGTATCGGCATCTtcactgaggatgaggatgtcaCTGACAAGGCCTTCACTGGCCGTGAGTTTGATGACCTCTCTCCATTCGACCAGAAGAAAGCCGTCCGAAATGCTTGCTGCTTTGCCAGAGTAGAACCGTCCCACAAGTCCAAGATCGTTGAGGTCCTACAAAGCTTTGACGAGATTACTGCCATG ACCGGTGACGGCGTGAACGATGCCCCTGCCTTGAAGAAGGCGGAGATTGGCATCGCCATGGGCTCTGGCACTGCCGTTGCCAAGTCTGCCTCTGAGATGGTCCTGGCTGACGACAACTTCTCCTCCATTGTGTCTGCTGTTGAGGAGGGCAGAGCCATTTACAACAACATGAAGCAGTTCATCCGCTACCTCATCTCCTCCAACGTAGGCGAGGTCGTCTG TATCTTCTTGACCGCTGCCCTGGGTCTGCCCGAGGCTCTGATCCCAGTCCAGCTGCTGTGGGTCAACCTTGTGACTGACGGTCTGCCGGCCACCGCACTGGGCTTCAACCCCCCTGACCTGGACATCATGGGCAAAGCCCCCCGCTCCCCCAAGGAGCCCCTCATCTCTGGCTGGCTCTTCTTCAGATATATGGCCATTGGAG gATATGTTGGTGCCGCAACTGTTGCAGCAGCTGCCTGGTGGTTCCTGTACTGCGACGAAGGCCCAATGGTCTCCTTCCACCAACTG TCACACTTCATGCAATGCAGCGAGGACAACGAGGACTTTGACGGGATCCGCTGTGACGTGTTCGAGGCCGCCCCTCCAATGACCATGGCTCTGTCTGTGCTGGTCACCATCGAGATGTGCAATGCCCTGAACAG ctTGTCTGAGAACCAGTCCCTGCTGCGCATGCCCCCCTGGAGCAACATCTGGCTGGTGGGTGCCATGACCCTCTCCATGTCCCTTCACTTCATGATCATCTACGTCGACCCCCTGCCC ATGATCTTCAAGCTCACTCACTTGAACGTGGAGCAGTGGTTGATGGTGCTGAAGCTCTCCTTCCCTGTCATCCTCATCGATGAGCTTCTCAAGTTCGTGGCTCGCACATATCTGGAGG CCTAA
- the rabep2 gene encoding rab GTPase-binding effector protein 2 isoform X1 — translation METFIKQEKAQLHLYHQTWLIIHEASLQAQLAECQAQAEHWQGVATICELSKQEELAELQKQCDQEIQSLQEALRETAAQYEARIAVLQSQTVEWRRASGQNMIGGRKSRMDAEVSSIESSTSINNSLVEAEATASMERMHNRSTEPEAVAEGEGTALTTEGYFSLRNCDSASLSSFSLDTPSLPRRQHAQEDTDSLVSTGTLVPEAIYLPPAGHRLVTHSDWDALNAQVSELRGEVSRLEAEKEELEKELDTQTNHTQKQVTMLQSQVQTSETLLQDLQKSFSQSQNAVQSRLAEFSFSQRKMCNELSRLKGEDVEDELLDSGSSFPATLQGAHCEERLRIEIVNLREQLDTRAEENEVLEVQLSSLKTETERIQAHKDQLQAELAACRTELEALRVALSHVQSTNKALSKDKAAFHQQCLELRSQVISLRSQVDTSQTVQRDFVQLSQSLQVKLEVIRQAESLEQVREILEEGVSEAASSPADAS, via the exons ATGGAAACATTCATAAAGCAAGAAAAAGCACAACTACACTTATATCACCAAACATGGCTCATCATACACG aGGCGAGCCTCCAGGCCCAGCTAGCCGAGTGCCAAGCTCAGGCCGAACACTGGCAGGGAGTGGCGACGATCTGTGAGCTGAGCAAACAGGAGGAACTGGCAGAGCTGCAAAAACAATGTGATCAAGAGATCCAGTCTCTGCAGGAGGCTCTCAgag AGACAGCAGCGCAGTATGAGGCCAGAATCGCTGTTCTCCAGTCTCAGACCgtggagtggaggagagccagtggacagaacatg ATCGGTGGAAGGAAAAGCAGGATGGATGCTGAAGTCTCCAGTATCGAATCCTCAACATCGATCAACAACAGCCTGGTAGAGGCCGAAGCGACGGCATCGATGGAGAGGATGCACAACCGATCAACAGAGCCCGAGGCAGTGGCAGAAGGAGAAGGGACTGCGCTCACGACAGAGGGGTATTTTTCACTGCGGAACTGTGACTCGGCCTCGttgtcctccttctccttggACACGCCCTCCCTGCCCAGAAGACAGCACGCTCAGGAAGACACAGACTCACTGGTGTCCACGGGAACTTTGGTGCCCGAAGCCATTTACCTGCCGCCGGCTGGACACCGGCTGGTCACGCACAGCGACTGGGATGCGCTCAATGCTCAG gtgtCGGAGCTGCGAGGCGAGGTGAGTCGACTTGAGGCTgagaaggaggagctggagaaagagCTGGACACACAGaccaatcacacacaaaaacag gTGACCATGCTCCAGTCTCAGGTGCAGACTTCAGAGACCCTCCTCCAGGATTTGCAGAAATCTTTTAGCCAATCACAGAATGCGGTCCAGAGCCGACTG GCAGAGTTTTCGTTTTCTCAGAGGAAGATGTGCAACGAGCTGTCCAGACTGAAGGGAGAAGACGTTGAGGACGAGTTACTGGACTCCGGCTCTTCATTCCCAGCAACACTGCAG GGGGCGCACTGTGAGGAGCGCCTTCGCATTGAGATCGTCAACCTGAGGGAGCAGCTGGACACCCGGGCAGAGGAGAACG AGGTTTTAGAAG tgcagctGTCCAGTCTgaagacggagacggagaggatcCAGGCTCACAAGGACCAGCTGCAGGCTGAACTGGCGGCCTGCCGCACCGAACTGGAAGCCCTGCGGGTGGCGCTCTCTCACGTACAGAGCACCAACAAGGCTCTCAGCAAAGATAAA GCGGCCTTCCACCAACAGTGTCTGGAGCTGCGAAGTCAAGTGATCAGCCTGCGCTCCCAGGTCGACACCAGCCAGACTGTACAGAGGGACTTTGTCCAACTCTCGCAGTCGCTGCAG GTGAAGCTTGAGGTTATTCGGCAGGCTGAGAGTTTGGAACAAGTCAGGGAAATCCTGGAGGAGGGAGTCAGCGAAGCTGCTTCCTCACCTGCAGACGCCtcgtga
- the rabep2 gene encoding rab GTPase-binding effector protein 2 isoform X2: MSSRSEHAEASLQAQLAECQAQAEHWQGVATICELSKQEELAELQKQCDQEIQSLQEALRETAAQYEARIAVLQSQTVEWRRASGQNMIGGRKSRMDAEVSSIESSTSINNSLVEAEATASMERMHNRSTEPEAVAEGEGTALTTEGYFSLRNCDSASLSSFSLDTPSLPRRQHAQEDTDSLVSTGTLVPEAIYLPPAGHRLVTHSDWDALNAQVSELRGEVSRLEAEKEELEKELDTQTNHTQKQVTMLQSQVQTSETLLQDLQKSFSQSQNAVQSRLAEFSFSQRKMCNELSRLKGEDVEDELLDSGSSFPATLQGAHCEERLRIEIVNLREQLDTRAEENEVLEVQLSSLKTETERIQAHKDQLQAELAACRTELEALRVALSHVQSTNKALSKDKAAFHQQCLELRSQVISLRSQVDTSQTVQRDFVQLSQSLQVKLEVIRQAESLEQVREILEEGVSEAASSPADAS, from the exons ATGAGCTCCAGGAGTGAACACGCAG aGGCGAGCCTCCAGGCCCAGCTAGCCGAGTGCCAAGCTCAGGCCGAACACTGGCAGGGAGTGGCGACGATCTGTGAGCTGAGCAAACAGGAGGAACTGGCAGAGCTGCAAAAACAATGTGATCAAGAGATCCAGTCTCTGCAGGAGGCTCTCAgag AGACAGCAGCGCAGTATGAGGCCAGAATCGCTGTTCTCCAGTCTCAGACCgtggagtggaggagagccagtggacagaacatg ATCGGTGGAAGGAAAAGCAGGATGGATGCTGAAGTCTCCAGTATCGAATCCTCAACATCGATCAACAACAGCCTGGTAGAGGCCGAAGCGACGGCATCGATGGAGAGGATGCACAACCGATCAACAGAGCCCGAGGCAGTGGCAGAAGGAGAAGGGACTGCGCTCACGACAGAGGGGTATTTTTCACTGCGGAACTGTGACTCGGCCTCGttgtcctccttctccttggACACGCCCTCCCTGCCCAGAAGACAGCACGCTCAGGAAGACACAGACTCACTGGTGTCCACGGGAACTTTGGTGCCCGAAGCCATTTACCTGCCGCCGGCTGGACACCGGCTGGTCACGCACAGCGACTGGGATGCGCTCAATGCTCAG gtgtCGGAGCTGCGAGGCGAGGTGAGTCGACTTGAGGCTgagaaggaggagctggagaaagagCTGGACACACAGaccaatcacacacaaaaacag gTGACCATGCTCCAGTCTCAGGTGCAGACTTCAGAGACCCTCCTCCAGGATTTGCAGAAATCTTTTAGCCAATCACAGAATGCGGTCCAGAGCCGACTG GCAGAGTTTTCGTTTTCTCAGAGGAAGATGTGCAACGAGCTGTCCAGACTGAAGGGAGAAGACGTTGAGGACGAGTTACTGGACTCCGGCTCTTCATTCCCAGCAACACTGCAG GGGGCGCACTGTGAGGAGCGCCTTCGCATTGAGATCGTCAACCTGAGGGAGCAGCTGGACACCCGGGCAGAGGAGAACG AGGTTTTAGAAG tgcagctGTCCAGTCTgaagacggagacggagaggatcCAGGCTCACAAGGACCAGCTGCAGGCTGAACTGGCGGCCTGCCGCACCGAACTGGAAGCCCTGCGGGTGGCGCTCTCTCACGTACAGAGCACCAACAAGGCTCTCAGCAAAGATAAA GCGGCCTTCCACCAACAGTGTCTGGAGCTGCGAAGTCAAGTGATCAGCCTGCGCTCCCAGGTCGACACCAGCCAGACTGTACAGAGGGACTTTGTCCAACTCTCGCAGTCGCTGCAG GTGAAGCTTGAGGTTATTCGGCAGGCTGAGAGTTTGGAACAAGTCAGGGAAATCCTGGAGGAGGGAGTCAGCGAAGCTGCTTCCTCACCTGCAGACGCCtcgtga
- the LOC118288684 gene encoding trichohyalin-like produces MLRFGTNRTIPVGPSTLNTNFCKPQDKLLHHLPFVFSANIERTNNSRAESSGQMHNGDPAQRYGRTPSNIFKSQCQALQTCKRENQQLAAKNSALRKELASLRSKWEEERESQINEKTYSLSIVKEHIGHMVQVLEDSKALVRESGTQLRHSALMRREKRDEIPSLKSSVQEQEAEAQTVKSRILQRKTECQNKITTLEESLTLEQEASRHRMEELQKHLRDTEEKFLTKQQYSRNIVTRMEEEIKLLTLKNQELQEFAFMSDKDKARMKKEEKKAKKEAEEKEKKEWKEKKEQEKTERVEREKEEKRERKEMKKREKDEKKRNK; encoded by the exons ATGTTGCGATTCGGGACGAATAGGACGATACCAGTCGGACCATCAACACTGAACACGAACTTCTGCAAACCTCAAGACAAACTTCTCCATCACCTACcgtttgtgttttctgccaACATTGAGAGGACCAACAACTCCAGAGCCGAG tcatCTGGACAAATGCACAATGGAGATCCAGCCCAGCGTTATGGGCGAACTCCCAGTAACATCTTTAAGAGCCAGTGTCAAGCCCTGCAGACCTGCAAGAGGGAGAACCAGCAGCTGGCAGCAAAAAACTCTGCTCTGAGGAAGGAGCTGGCCAGCCTGAGAAGcaaatgggaggaggagagggaatcgcagatcaatgaaaaaacatacagtCTGTCAATTGTTAAAGAACACATTGGCCACATGGTCCAGGTTCTAGAGGATTCAAAAGCCCTGGTAAGGGAGAGTGGCACACAGCTAAGACACAGTGCCTTGATGAGGAGGGAAAAGCGAGATGAAATCCCCAGTTTAAAGTCAAGTGTTCAGGAACAGGAGGCGGAGGCGCAGACGGTTAAATCCAGGATCctgcagagaaagacagagtgtCAGAACAAGATCACCACTCTGGAGGAGAGTCTCACGTTAGAGCAGGAGGCCAGCAGACACAgaatggaggagctgcagaaacaccTCCGAGACACCGAGGAGAAGTTTCTCACAAAGCAGCAGTATTCCAGAAACATAGTGAccaggatggaggaggagatcaaACTCCTCACCCTGAAAAACCAGGAGCTCCAG gaATTCGCATTCATGTCAGATAAAGACAAAGCAAggatgaagaaggaggagaagaaagcaaagaaggaggcagaggagaaggagaagaaggagtggaaagagaagaaggagcaggagaagacggagagagtggaaagagagaaagaggagaagagggaaaggaaggagatgaagaagagagagaaggatgagaagaagagaaacaaataa